Genomic window (Paenibacillus sp. PK3_47):
TTCGTTAATTTTTGCGTCTGCTCCGCCGGTCCCTGTTTGCCGGATGACGGTTCGTCGGACGCTGTTGTCGCCCCTCCGCCGCATGCGGACATTGCAGATGCTGCCAGTGTCAGTACGGCCAGAACAGTTACCAGCCGGCCTGTCTTTTTCTTGCGCATTGACATGTTCAAATTGCCAACCCCATTCTAATTAATATTGTCGGGAGCGGTTCTTGCATTCTTGCAGAATAAAATCTATTGAATCTGCGGCGGGCCGTTCTCCCTGCACCGAGTATACGTAAGGGAGGGAATGCGGGATATCATTCATTGAATAGATGGGCTTACAATGTTTAAGATCAGGGCCTGGCAAAACTTAATGTACAGTGATCATTTTTAAACTGGCTCGACATAATTGTTATTTCAGTGTGGAGCCCCAACTGTAAGGGTCTGTACATTCAGTGTAAATACCCTTGACCACACGGTAGGCGAGTTTGGGTTTGCGGTATTCGGTAACAAGCCCTTTGTTATTGAAGGAGCGCGCGCGGTCCCTGAAATGGGGCTGATAGCTGAGCAGCTGCCCCCGGGTATCCGCAAACTGCCATACATAAGTTCCGCTAATCCGTGTGTCGCTGCGGAAGAGCTTCAGGGCTCTGCTGAGGATTTCCGCCTGATAGTCTTCACTGAATAGACGCGGCTCCCAGCCGGAGTCGCCGTGTATGCCTGCTCCGCCGAATTCGGTCATAAGCACAGGGGTATCCTCTGCTCCGTACGCCTTGCACCGCTCGTGAAAAGTGGCAAGCATCTCTTCAAACCCGGCATGTCCGAAATACCATCCGTCATAATAGTTGATTCCGATTACATCGAACAGCCCCAGGCAGATATCAGTCATAGGGTGCATGGTGGCATAAGCTACAAGCCGTGACCGGTCCTTGCTCCGGACGAGCTCTGTCATCTTGACGGACAAGTCATAAGCCTGCTTGGAGCGTGTATCGATTTCATTATGAACGGACCAGAACAGGATGGAAGGATGATGCAGATCACGGTCAACCATCTCACTCATCATAGTCAACGCCCGGTTAACAAAAATAGGGTCGCCGGTATGCTCCGCAGGAAATGCGGCACCCCAGATGGGAATCTCGCCCCAGAAGAGCACCCCGCGTTCGTCCAGCAGATCCAGCCAGTATTCACTCTGCGGATAATGGGATCCCCGCACAGTGTTGCAGCCCATCTGCAGAATGATGTCCAGATCCTTGGTCATCAATTTATTGGGAAAAGCGAAGCCCCACTCCGGATGCTCCTCGTGACGGTTCACCCCCTGCAGATACAGCTCCTTGCCGTTCAGCAGGATCTTCTTGTTCCGTGTCTCCACGGTACGGAATCCGATACGGTCTGTCTTGTCATCCCGGCCGGCTACAGCACGGATCATGTAGAGCTCGGGATTCTCCGGTTCCCACCTGGTAAGTCCTGTCCAGGCCTGTTCCACATTCAATTCCACAACTCCGCCGGCATCAAGGCGTACGGTCTCGGAATGGAAGATTTCCCCGTTGCGGTAGAGAGAAACAGGCACCTCTGCAGCATGGTCTGACAGGGAGCGGAGGTTCAGCAGCACCCGGACGCCGGCACTGGATTCTCCGGTCATAGTGTAGGTGATGCGCAGGCCTTCAATGGACACCTCAGGCAGGATCTGCATCTCTACAGGCCGGATAATACCGCCGTAATGGAACCAGTCCACAATGTGGTACGGTATCGTGTTGAGTGTAAGCGTACTGTCCGTGCGGACGATGAGTTCGTGGACGCCTGCCGCTGCGTTGGGGACCGTAAAGTCAAAAGGCGTGTAACCGCCGTAATGGTATCCTAAATGGCGTCCGTCCCAGTATACATCAGCATGTCCCAGAACAGCGTGAAACAGCAGGCGGAGATGGCTGTCATCCTCCAGTGTTACCCGGGTCCGGTACCAGGCGACCCCTTCGTATTCAAATTTGCCGAGCTCATTATTCCAGCATGCCGGCACCGGCACCTGACCGGGATTGGCCGGGAAGCTCTTGTTCCACTCTTCGGATAACCCGACATTCTCCTTGTCAAAAACGAAATCCCATAATCCGTCAAGCAGCTGAGAATTCCGCAGCCTGTGCTGTTGAAAGGTCCGAATCAAATTCATCATCTCCAATACATTTGATAGGGGTATGAAGAGTTCATACCTCTTATGATCGGAGTGTAGCACTGGTAGCGGCAGAGGGACAATGGCAAAAACAATCGGAATCGTTTATCATAATCGATACAAGATGGTTGGGGGAGGAAGAGCCATGGATTATGCAGCGGGGAATTTGACGGCACATTTGCATTGGGTAGTGGCCAAGCCGGCCGTGCCGGGCTGGGAGGATATCCGTCAGACCGTTTCCGGCCATACCCTGTATTACATCTACAGCGGAGAAGGCGTATTCCGGTGCGAGGAAGAGGAGCTGGAAGTGGAAGCGGGCACAGTCGTATACCTTTGGCCCGGGTTACCTCTCTATATGAAGTCTTCCGGATCGCATCCGCTGCGGATGACCATGCTGCTATTCGACTGCGCTTCACTGCAGAAAACCGGGGAAGAATGGGGAATCCCGGAGCCAGTTGAAAGGCTGCGGCTGCCTTTATTGATGCCGCTGACAGGCGAGCGGATGCGAAGGATCGCCGGACTGTTCCAGGAGGCAGAGCGGCAGTGGATCCCCGGGGATCCCGTGCGGGATGCCCGGGTGAAATCGGTGTGGCACTGCCTGGTTCAGGAGCTGCACGAGGCAGCGGAGGAAGAAGAGTCCGGGAGCAGGGAGAAGGGTATAACAGCAGCGCTCAATCTTTTAAAGGACTATCTGGATACAGGCTTTGCCGCAGAGCTGCGCATTACCGAATTATGCGAGCAAACCGGTTTCTCTCCCGTCTATTTGCGCAGAAATTTTGCATCCCGGTACGGCTGCAGCCCCAAGGAGTATCTGGGTCAGCTCCGCAACGAACATGCTGTCCGCCGGCTCCGCTTCACGGATGATTCCGTGTCGGATATAGCCAGTGCCTGCGGTTACTCTGATTTGTACCAGTTCAGCAAGGCGTTCAAAAAGCGCAATCACATGTCGCCGACTGAATACCGGAGCAAGCAGGGGGGACACCGCTTTGACTGAATGTCTTCTGCCTGCATTTTAATTAAAGAAGGAGTATCTCCGGGCCGTTCATTATGGCTGGGAGATACTCCTTTTTGATGCTTGTAAGTACGTGCTGTACGGCTTATTCGGCCCCGTCCTTGGTGGATTCATTGCCCTTGCTGCCGCCGACCGCAAATCCTAATCCGCCGCTATAATTTCCTACTTGGCCGGTAATGCCGAGTCCGGCGCCTTGACCGCCGCCAAACTGGGCTTGTGCTTTAGCTCCCAGGCCGTTTTCGCCGCCAAGCTGCAGCCCGGTGTTGAACCCGGCGCCTTGGCTCAGGCCCAGATGGCCTTCGGCATTCGCCTGCAGCCCGTATGCTCCTCCTACATTAGCCTCTGTATTAAAGCCTGCGCCCTGTCCGCCGCCGATCTGTGTTTTAGCCTGCGCATTAATCCCGTATTTGCCGAGGGCATTAGCTTCGGTATTCACTCCAAATCCCTGGGCTGTATCCAGATGGGCAGTACCCTGTGCCTGTATTCCGTAGGATGGGGAGCCCAAATGGCCGTTTGCGTACATTCCTGCGCCATTTTTGGCTACATGTCCGCCTGCATTCACACCTGCACCATGCTTGCCGAAAACTTCCCCGCCGGTCTGCACATTCAGCCCCTGTCCGCTGCCAACGCTTGCACTCATATGGCCATCGACCAGCTTCTTGGCGGTTGCAGAAGGAGTGCCAGCCGGCTGCTGGCCTGCCGGACTGCTCTCCGAGCGGTGAAGGTGGTAG
Coding sequences:
- a CDS encoding glycoside hydrolase family 2 TIM barrel-domain containing protein, yielding MMNLIRTFQQHRLRNSQLLDGLWDFVFDKENVGLSEEWNKSFPANPGQVPVPACWNNELGKFEYEGVAWYRTRVTLEDDSHLRLLFHAVLGHADVYWDGRHLGYHYGGYTPFDFTVPNAAAGVHELIVRTDSTLTLNTIPYHIVDWFHYGGIIRPVEMQILPEVSIEGLRITYTMTGESSAGVRVLLNLRSLSDHAAEVPVSLYRNGEIFHSETVRLDAGGVVELNVEQAWTGLTRWEPENPELYMIRAVAGRDDKTDRIGFRTVETRNKKILLNGKELYLQGVNRHEEHPEWGFAFPNKLMTKDLDIILQMGCNTVRGSHYPQSEYWLDLLDERGVLFWGEIPIWGAAFPAEHTGDPIFVNRALTMMSEMVDRDLHHPSILFWSVHNEIDTRSKQAYDLSVKMTELVRSKDRSRLVAYATMHPMTDICLGLFDVIGINYYDGWYFGHAGFEEMLATFHERCKAYGAEDTPVLMTEFGGAGIHGDSGWEPRLFSEDYQAEILSRALKLFRSDTRISGTYVWQFADTRGQLLSYQPHFRDRARSFNNKGLVTEYRKPKLAYRVVKGIYTECTDPYSWGSTLK
- a CDS encoding AraC family transcriptional regulator, whose translation is MDYAAGNLTAHLHWVVAKPAVPGWEDIRQTVSGHTLYYIYSGEGVFRCEEEELEVEAGTVVYLWPGLPLYMKSSGSHPLRMTMLLFDCASLQKTGEEWGIPEPVERLRLPLLMPLTGERMRRIAGLFQEAERQWIPGDPVRDARVKSVWHCLVQELHEAAEEEESGSREKGITAALNLLKDYLDTGFAAELRITELCEQTGFSPVYLRRNFASRYGCSPKEYLGQLRNEHAVRRLRFTDDSVSDIASACGYSDLYQFSKAFKKRNHMSPTEYRSKQGGHRFD